One region of Chanodichthys erythropterus isolate Z2021 chromosome 17, ASM2448905v1, whole genome shotgun sequence genomic DNA includes:
- the LOC137004503 gene encoding coagulation factor IX isoform X2 — protein MEESAVRTAAFTSVSVLHSTAAGTVKQRCLTVNIRTEGVCTTAAFQSRRQVSYAAAQTGTSWMKMDGAAIHQYPCGKQWSSGIMTRSLDDISTTDTDSVNHTHTVTDSSHSLHQNRSSMNNSTHLPNQTAVQQGKPGSQDELADTGSDITGANEDTRIVGGQLQGQGGSPWQVLLRREDEHGFCGGSLINQRWVVTAAHCLQQTPDHVTIGDYDKMRPDKDEQKIKVEKVVLHPHFHKYTFDSDIALLYLSDPVTLGPFASPACLPDANLAERLLKPGEQGLVTGWGATRFLQRSSRFLRKVMLPVVDQMSCINSTEQVITDNMFCAGYLMAEMDACTGDSGGPFIVNYRGTWFLAGVVSWGERCAAEGKYGVYTRLGNYLSWIREEMMKEESRASQSRSTAEVQ, from the exons ATGGAGGAATCTGCAGTGAGAACCGCGGCGTTCACGAGTGTCTCTGTCCTCCACAGTACAGCGGCCGGAACTGTGAAACAG aggTGTTTGACTGTAAATATAAGAACGGAGGGTGTCTGCACTACTGCAGCATTTCAGAGCAGACGGCAGGTGTCGTATGCAGCTGCGCAGACGGGTACCAGCTGGATGAAGATGGACGGAGCTGCAATCCATCAG TACCCCTGTGGGAAACAGTGGAGTAGTGGGATCATGACTCGCTCGCTGGATGATATAAGCACCACAGACACCGATTCTGTAAACCACACCCACACCGTGACAGACTCCTCCCACTCATTACATCAGAACAGAAGTTCAATGAACAACTCGACTCACCTGCCAAACCAAACCGCAGTTCAACAAGGCAAACCTGGTTCACAGGACGAACTCGCCGacacaggaagtgacatcacagGTGCAAATGAGGATACGCGCATCGTTGGAGGTCAGCTGCAGGGTCAGGGTGGGAGTCCGTGGCAG GTTCTTCTTCGTCGTGAGGATGAGCACGGGTTCTGCGGCGGTTCTCTGATCAATCAGCGTTGGGTGGTAACGGCAGCACACTGTCTCCAGCAAACACCAGACCATGTGACCATCG gagACTATGATAAGATGCGTCCAGACAAAGACGAGCAGAAGATCAAAGTGGAGAAGGTCGTCCTTCACCCTCATTTCCACAAATACACCTTCGACAGTGACATCGCTCTGCTCTACCTGTCCGATCCCGTGACTCTGGGTCCGTTCGCCTCACCCGCCTGCCTGCCCGACGCCAACCTGGCCGAGCGGCTGCTGAAGCCCGGAGAGCAGGGCCTGGTGACGGGATGGGGCGCCACGCGCTTCCTGCAGCGCTCGTCGCGCTTCCTGAGGAAGGTGATGCTTCCGGTAGTGGATCAGATGAGCTGCATCAACTCCACGGAGCAGGTGATCACGGATAACATGTTCTGCGCTGGATATCTGATGGCGGAGATGGACGCGTGTACGGGCGATAGCGGAGGCCCCTTCATAGTCAACTACCGGGGCACGTGGTTCCTGGCCGGGGTCGTCAGCTGGGGCGAGAGATGTGCTGCCGAGGGCAAATACGGAGTTTATACAAGACTGGGAAACTATTTATCCTGGATACGCGAGGAGATGATGAAAGAGGAATCCAGAGCCAGCCAGAGCAGATCGACTGCTGAAGTACAGTGA
- the LOC137004503 gene encoding coagulation factor X isoform X1, with product MSESMSWMIILLLIHLTSALQSPVFLDRRDAVRLLRTRRANVFLEEMKPGNLERECYEELCSLEEAAEIFQSREKTMEFWYKYQNRNLCRFNPCLNGGICSENRGVHECLCPPQYSGRNCETEVFDCKYKNGGCLHYCSISEQTAGVVCSCADGYQLDEDGRSCNPSVQYPCGKQWSSGIMTRSLDDISTTDTDSVNHTHTVTDSSHSLHQNRSSMNNSTHLPNQTAVQQGKPGSQDELADTGSDITGANEDTRIVGGQLQGQGGSPWQVLLRREDEHGFCGGSLINQRWVVTAAHCLQQTPDHVTIGDYDKMRPDKDEQKIKVEKVVLHPHFHKYTFDSDIALLYLSDPVTLGPFASPACLPDANLAERLLKPGEQGLVTGWGATRFLQRSSRFLRKVMLPVVDQMSCINSTEQVITDNMFCAGYLMAEMDACTGDSGGPFIVNYRGTWFLAGVVSWGERCAAEGKYGVYTRLGNYLSWIREEMMKEESRASQSRSTAEVQ from the exons ATGTCTGAATCCATGAGCTGGATGATTATTCTTCTTTTAATACATCTGACCTCAGCGCTCCAGTCACCAG TGTTTCTCGACAGGCGTGATGCCGTGCGTCTGCTCAGGACTCGAAGGGCGAACGTCTTCCTGGAGGAGATGAAACCAGGGAATCTGGAGCGGGAGTGTTATGAGGAGCTGTGCTCTCTGGAGGAGGCGGCCGAGATCTTCCAGAGCAGAGAGAAGACG ATGGAGTTCTGGTACAAATATCAGA ATCGGAACCTGTGTCGCTTTAACCCGTGTCTGAATGGAGGAATCTGCAGTGAGAACCGCGGCGTTCACGAGTGTCTCTGTCCTCCACAGTACAGCGGCCGGAACTGTGAAACAG aggTGTTTGACTGTAAATATAAGAACGGAGGGTGTCTGCACTACTGCAGCATTTCAGAGCAGACGGCAGGTGTCGTATGCAGCTGCGCAGACGGGTACCAGCTGGATGAAGATGGACGGAGCTGCAATCCATCAG TGCAGTACCCCTGTGGGAAACAGTGGAGTAGTGGGATCATGACTCGCTCGCTGGATGATATAAGCACCACAGACACCGATTCTGTAAACCACACCCACACCGTGACAGACTCCTCCCACTCATTACATCAGAACAGAAGTTCAATGAACAACTCGACTCACCTGCCAAACCAAACCGCAGTTCAACAAGGCAAACCTGGTTCACAGGACGAACTCGCCGacacaggaagtgacatcacagGTGCAAATGAGGATACGCGCATCGTTGGAGGTCAGCTGCAGGGTCAGGGTGGGAGTCCGTGGCAG GTTCTTCTTCGTCGTGAGGATGAGCACGGGTTCTGCGGCGGTTCTCTGATCAATCAGCGTTGGGTGGTAACGGCAGCACACTGTCTCCAGCAAACACCAGACCATGTGACCATCG gagACTATGATAAGATGCGTCCAGACAAAGACGAGCAGAAGATCAAAGTGGAGAAGGTCGTCCTTCACCCTCATTTCCACAAATACACCTTCGACAGTGACATCGCTCTGCTCTACCTGTCCGATCCCGTGACTCTGGGTCCGTTCGCCTCACCCGCCTGCCTGCCCGACGCCAACCTGGCCGAGCGGCTGCTGAAGCCCGGAGAGCAGGGCCTGGTGACGGGATGGGGCGCCACGCGCTTCCTGCAGCGCTCGTCGCGCTTCCTGAGGAAGGTGATGCTTCCGGTAGTGGATCAGATGAGCTGCATCAACTCCACGGAGCAGGTGATCACGGATAACATGTTCTGCGCTGGATATCTGATGGCGGAGATGGACGCGTGTACGGGCGATAGCGGAGGCCCCTTCATAGTCAACTACCGGGGCACGTGGTTCCTGGCCGGGGTCGTCAGCTGGGGCGAGAGATGTGCTGCCGAGGGCAAATACGGAGTTTATACAAGACTGGGAAACTATTTATCCTGGATACGCGAGGAGATGATGAAAGAGGAATCCAGAGCCAGCCAGAGCAGATCGACTGCTGAAGTACAGTGA